One part of the Phragmites australis chromosome 3, lpPhrAust1.1, whole genome shotgun sequence genome encodes these proteins:
- the LOC133913326 gene encoding phytochrome C — translation MSSSRSNNRGTCSRSSSARSKHSARVVAQTPVDAQLHVEFEGSQRHFDYSSSVGAAGASTSTVSAYLQNMQRGRYIQPFGCLLAVQPDTFALLAYSENAPEMLDLTPHAVPTIDQRDALAVGADVRTLFRSQSSVALHKAATFGEVNLLNPILVHARTSGKPFYAIMHRVDVGLVIDLEPVNPADVPVTAAGALKSYKLAAKAISRLQSLPSGNLSLLCDVLVREVSELTGYDRVMAYKFHEDEHGEVIAECRRSDLEPYLGLHYPATDIPQASRFLFMKNKVRMICDCAATPVKIIQDDSLSQPLSLCGSTLRAPHGCHAQYMANMGSVASLVMSVTINEDEEEDRGTGSDQQPKGRKLWGLVVCHHTSPRFVPFPLRYACEFLLQVFGIQLNKEVELAAQAKERHILKTQTLLCDMLLRDAPVGIFTQSPNVMDLVTCDGAALYYQNQLWALGSTPSEADIKNIATWLQEYHDGSTGLSTDSLVEAGYPGAAAIRDTVCGMAAIKISSVDFIFWFRSHTAKEIKWGGAKHEPVDADENGRKMHPRSSFKAFLEVVKWRSVPWEDIEMDAIHSLQVILRGSLQDEDANKNNLRSIVKAPSDDMKRIQGLLELRTVTNEMVRLIETATAPILAVDITGNINGWNNKAAELTGLPVMEAIGRSLVDLVEDDSVEVVKQILNSALQGIEEQNLEIKLKTFHEQEHNGPVTLMANSCCSRDLSDKVVGVCFVAQDLTGQKMIMDEYTRIQGDYVAIVKNPSELIPPIFMINDLGSCLEWNEAMQKITGMKREDAIDKLLIGEVFTLHDYGCRVKDHATLTQLSILMNTLISGRDPEKLLFGFFDTDGKYVESLLTANKRTNAEGKITGALCFLHVASPELQHALQVQKMSEQAATNSFKELTYIRQELRNPLNGMQFTRNLLEPSELTEEQRRLVASNVLCQEQLKKILHDSDLESIEQCYMEMNTVEFNLEEALNTVLMQGMPLSKEKRISIDRDWPVEVSCMYLYGDNLRLQQVLADYLACTLQFTQPAEGPIVLQVIPKKENIGSGMQIAHLEFRIVHPAPGVPEALIQEMFRNSPGVSREGLGLYISQKLVKTMSGTVQYLREAESSSFIVLVEFPVAQLSSKRSRPSTSKF, via the exons ATGTCGTCGTCGCGGTCCAACAACCGTGGCACGTGCTCGCGGAGCAGCTCGGCGCGGTCCAAGCACAGCGCACGCGTGGTGGCGCAGACGCCGGTTGACGCGCAGCTGCACGTCGAGTTCGAGGGGTCGCAGCGCCACTTCGACTACTCGTCGTCGGTGGGCGCGGCGGGGGCCAGCACCAGCACCGTCTCCGCCTACCTCCAGAACATGCAGCGGGGCCGCTACATCCAGCCCTTCGGCTGCCTGCTCGCCGTCCAACCGGACACCTTCGCGCTGCTCGCCTACAGCGAGAACGCGCCCGAGATGCTCGACCTCACTCCACATGCCGTGCCGACCATCGACCAGCGGGACGCGCTGGCCGTCGGCGCCGACGTGCGCACGCTCTTCCGATCCCAGAGCTCCGTCGCGCTGCACAAGGCCGCCACCTTCGGGGAGGTCAACCTGCTCAACCCCATCCTCGTGCACGCCAGGACGTCCGGGAAGCCGTTCTACGCCATCATGCACCGCGTCGACGTCGGCCTCGTCATCGATCTCGAGCCGGTCAACCCAGCCGACGTGCCAGTCACCGCCGCTGGCGCGCTCAAGTCGTACAAGCTCGCCGCCAAGGCCATCTCCCGGCTGCAGTCGCTGCCCAGCGGGAACCTCTCGCTGCTGTGCGACGTGCTGGTCCGTGAGGTGAGCGAGCTCACGGGCTATGACAGGGTGATGGCGTACAAGTTCCATGAGGATGAGCATGGCGAGGTCATTGCCGAGTGCAGGAGGTCTGATCTGGAGCCGTATCTTGGCCTGCACTACCCGGCCACCGACATCCCGCAGGCATCCAGGTTTCTGTTTATGAAGAATAAAGTGCGGATGATATGCGATTGCGCTGCTACTCCTGTGAAGATCATTCAGGATGACAGCCTATCACAGCCTCTCAGCTTATGCGGCTCCACACTCCGGGCTCCCCATGGTTGCCATGCGCAGTACATGGCAAACATGGGTTCCGTTGCATCACTTGTGATGTCGGTCACTATaaacgaggatgaggaggaggacaggGGCACCGGGAGTGACCAGCAGCCCAAAGGCAGGAAGCTTTGGGGGCTGGTGGTCTGCCATCACACAAGCCCAAGGTTCGTCCCTTTCCCGCTAAGGTATGCTTGCGAGTTCCTCTTGCAAGTGTTTGGCATACAGCTCAACAAGGAGGTGGAACTGGCTGCTCAGGCAAAGGAGAGACACATCCTCAAAACGCAGACCCTTCTCTGTGATATGCTCCTCCGGGATGCTCCTGTTGGGATATTTACCCAGTCACCTAATGTAATGGATCTAGTAACGTGCGATGGTGCTGCATTGTATTACCAAAACCAGCTTTGGGCGCTAGGATCAACACCCTCCGAGGCAGATATAAAGAACATTGCCACGTGGCTGCAGGAGTACCATGATGGTTCAACTGGGCTGAGTACTGACAGCTTAGTCGAAGCGGGTTATCCCGGTGCTGCTGCAATTCGTGACACTGTGTGTGGCATGGCAGCCATAAAGATCTCTTCCGTAGATTTTATCTTTTGGTTTCGATCCCACACAGCAAAGGAGATCAAGTGGGGTGGAGCTAAGCATGAACCAGTTGATGCAGATGAGAATGGGAGGAAGATGCATCCACGATCTTCGTTCAAGGCCTTCTTGGAGGTGGTTAAATGGAGAAGTGTTCCTTGGGAGGATATTGAAATGGATGCTATCCATTCTTTGCAGGTAATATTACGTGGCTCCCTGCAAGATGAAGATGCCAACAAAAACAATTTAAGGTCTATTGTAAAAGCTCCATCCGATGATATGAAGAGGATACAGGGTCTACTTGAACTGAGAACAGTTACAAACGAGATGGTCCGCTTAATTGAGACGGCAACTGCCCCTATCTTGGCTGTCGACATCACCGGTAACATAAATGGATGGAACAATAAAGCTGCAGAACTCACTGGATTACCTGTCATGGAAGCCATAGGGAGGTCTCTGGTGGATCTCGTCGAGGATGATTCTGTTGAAGTGGTCAAACAGATTTTGAACTCAGCCTTACAAG GAATTGAAGAGCAAAATCTGGAAATCAAGCTAAAAACATTCCATGAGCAGGAACACAACGGCCCTGTAACCTTGATGGCTAATTCCTGCTGTAGTCGTGATCTTTCAGATAAAGTTGTGGGGGTTTGCTTTGTAGCACAAGATTTAACAGGGCAGAAGATGATTATGGATGAGTATACTCGGATACAAGGGGACTATGTTGCAATAGTAAAGAACCCCAGTGAACTCATCCCTCCCATATTTATGATCAATGATCTTGGTTCCTGCTTAGAGTGGAATGAAGCTATGCAAAAGATTACTGGTATGAAGAGGGAAGATGCGATAGATAAGTTGTTAATTGGGGAGGTTTTCACCCTTCATGATTATGGCTGTAGGGTTAAAGATCATGCTACTCTAACGCAACTTAGCATTCTAATGAACACACTGATTTCTGGTCGAGATCCCGAGAAACTCCTTTTTGGTTTCTTTGACACAGACGGCAAGTATGTAGAATCCCTGCTGACAGCAAACAAGAGGACAAATGCTGAGGGTAAGATCACTGGTGCTCTTTGCTTTCTGCATGTGGCCAGCCCAGAGCTTCAGCATGCTCTGCAGGTGCAGAAAATGTCTGAACAAGCTGCTACAAACAGCTTCAAGGAATTGACATATATTCGCCAAGAATTAAGGAACCCACTCAATGGAATGCAATTTACTCGTAATTTGTTGGAACCTTCCGAATTGACAGAGGAGCAGAGGCGACTTGTTGCATCAAATGTTCTCTGTCAGGAACAGCTGAAAAAGATTTTACATGACAGTGATCTAGAAAGCATTGAACAGTG CTATATGGAGATGAACACAGTAGAATTCAACCTTGAGGAAGCTCTGAATACGGTCCTAATGCAAGGCATGCCATTGAGCAAGGAAAAAAGAATTTCTATTGATCGTGATTGGCCTGTTGAGGTATCATGCATGTACCTATATGGGGACAATTTAAGGCTTCAGCAGGTCCTTGCAGACTACCTGGCATGCACTCTTCAATTCACACAACCAGCCGAAGGACCTATTGTACTACAAGTCATTCCTAAGAAGGAAAATATTGGGTCTGGCATGCAGATTGCTCATTTAGAGTTCAG GATCGTCCATCCCGCACCGGGCGTCCCAGAGGCTCTGATACAGGAGATGTTCCGAAACAGCCCAGGGGTGTCCAGGGAGGGCCTGGGCCTGTACATAAGCCAGAAGCTCGTGAAGACAATGAGCGGGACGGTACAGTACCTCCGGGAAGCCGAGAGCTCGTCGTTCATCGTCCTGGTGGAGTTCCCGGTCGCCCAGCTCAGCAGCAAGCGGTCCAGGCCTTCGACAAGTAAATTCTGA
- the LOC133913327 gene encoding meiotic recombination protein SPO11-1 isoform X2 translates to MAGRERRRRSTTLDGDGQRRRQEEAALLLRKIKDVLLRVLLVVQQLLQQNKHCSKRDIYYMYPSLFHEQAIVDRAINDICILFKCSRHNLNVVPVVKGLVMGWIRFVEGEKKVYCMTNVNAAFTIPVSIESIKDVVSVAHYVLAVEKETVFQRLANDKFCERNHCIVITGRGYPDIPTRRFLHYLVEQLHLPAYCLVDSDPYGFDILATYKFGSMQLAYDANMLRVPDIRWLGVFTSDFKEYCLPDCCLLRLSPEDRRKAEGILTRCYLHREAPEWRSELEAMLQRGVKFEIEALSASSISFLSEEYIPQKIKQGKYI, encoded by the exons ATGGCGGGGAGGGAGAGGCGGAGGCGCTCGACGACGCTCGACGGCGACggtcagcggcggcggcaagagGAGGCGGCGCTCCTCCTCCGGAAGATCAAAG ATGTGCTGCTGAGGGTTCTGCTCGTGGTGCAGCAGCTCCTGCAGCAGAACAAACACTGCTCTAAGAGGGACATCTACTACATGTACCCCTCCCTTTTCCATG AACAAGCCATTGTTGACCGTGCCATCAACGATATCTGCATACTCTTCAAGTGCAGCCGGCACAATCTCAACGTG GTTCCTGTAGTGAAAGG TTTGGTGATGGGCTGGATAAGATTTGTGGAGGGCGAAAAGAAAGTGTATTGCATGACAAACGTCAATGCT GCTTTCACCATCCCAGTCAGCATTGAGTCAATCAAAG ATGTTGTTAGTGTAGCTCACTACGTACTAGCTGTTGAGAAGGAGACAG TGTTCCAACGTTTGGCCAATGACAAGTTCTGCGAAAGGAATCATTGCATTGTTATTACA GGAAGAGGCTACCCTGATATTCCAACAAGAAG ATTCTTGCACTACCTTGTTGAACAGCTTCATCTGCCTGCCTATTGCTTAGTGGACTCAGATCCTTATGGGTTTGACATTCTGGCCACCTATAAATTTGGTTCCATG CAATTGGCATATGATGCAAACATGCTACGTGTGCCTGATATTCGGTGGCTTGGGGTCTTCACATCTGACTTCAAGGAATATTGCCTTCCAGACTGCTGCCTACTTCGCTTGTCACCTGAAG ATAGGAGGAAAGCTGAAGGCATTCTCACCAGGTGTTATTTGCACAGGGAAGCCCCAGAATGGAG GTCAGAATTGGAAGCAATGTTGCAAAGGGGTGTCAAATTTGAGATTGAGGCACTGTCTGCAAGTTCCATTTCCTTTTTGTCAGAAGAATACATACCCCAGAAGATCAAGCAAGGAAAGTATATATAA
- the LOC133913327 gene encoding meiotic recombination protein SPO11-1 isoform X1, producing MAGRERRRRSTTLDGDGQRRRQEEAALLLRKIKGLVRWVVAELAAGRSPSVALRRYQNYCAAGAVAASPSPCACSYDAPVGTDVLSLLHKDYHASRLNVLLRVLLVVQQLLQQNKHCSKRDIYYMYPSLFHEQAIVDRAINDICILFKCSRHNLNVVPVVKGLVMGWIRFVEGEKKVYCMTNVNAAFTIPVSIESIKDVVSVAHYVLAVEKETVFQRLANDKFCERNHCIVITGRGYPDIPTRRFLHYLVEQLHLPAYCLVDSDPYGFDILATYKFGSMQLAYDANMLRVPDIRWLGVFTSDFKEYCLPDCCLLRLSPEDRRKAEGILTRCYLHREAPEWRSELEAMLQRGVKFEIEALSASSISFLSEEYIPQKIKQGKYI from the exons ATGGCGGGGAGGGAGAGGCGGAGGCGCTCGACGACGCTCGACGGCGACggtcagcggcggcggcaagagGAGGCGGCGCTCCTCCTCCGGAAGATCAAAG GGCTCGTGCGCTGGGTGGTCGCGGAGCTGGCCGCCGGCCGCTCCCCGTCCGTCGCGCTCCGCCGGTACCAGAACTACTGCGCCGCCGGCGCGGTCGCCGCGTCCCCGTCCCCATG cGCCTGCAGCTACGACGCCCCCGTCGGCACGGACGTGCTCTCCCTGCTCCACAAGGATTACCACGCCTCCCGCCTCA ATGTGCTGCTGAGGGTTCTGCTCGTGGTGCAGCAGCTCCTGCAGCAGAACAAACACTGCTCTAAGAGGGACATCTACTACATGTACCCCTCCCTTTTCCATG AACAAGCCATTGTTGACCGTGCCATCAACGATATCTGCATACTCTTCAAGTGCAGCCGGCACAATCTCAACGTG GTTCCTGTAGTGAAAGG TTTGGTGATGGGCTGGATAAGATTTGTGGAGGGCGAAAAGAAAGTGTATTGCATGACAAACGTCAATGCT GCTTTCACCATCCCAGTCAGCATTGAGTCAATCAAAG ATGTTGTTAGTGTAGCTCACTACGTACTAGCTGTTGAGAAGGAGACAG TGTTCCAACGTTTGGCCAATGACAAGTTCTGCGAAAGGAATCATTGCATTGTTATTACA GGAAGAGGCTACCCTGATATTCCAACAAGAAG ATTCTTGCACTACCTTGTTGAACAGCTTCATCTGCCTGCCTATTGCTTAGTGGACTCAGATCCTTATGGGTTTGACATTCTGGCCACCTATAAATTTGGTTCCATG CAATTGGCATATGATGCAAACATGCTACGTGTGCCTGATATTCGGTGGCTTGGGGTCTTCACATCTGACTTCAAGGAATATTGCCTTCCAGACTGCTGCCTACTTCGCTTGTCACCTGAAG ATAGGAGGAAAGCTGAAGGCATTCTCACCAGGTGTTATTTGCACAGGGAAGCCCCAGAATGGAG GTCAGAATTGGAAGCAATGTTGCAAAGGGGTGTCAAATTTGAGATTGAGGCACTGTCTGCAAGTTCCATTTCCTTTTTGTCAGAAGAATACATACCCCAGAAGATCAAGCAAGGAAAGTATATATAA
- the LOC133913327 gene encoding meiotic recombination protein SPO11-1 isoform X3, which produces MYPSLFHEQAIVDRAINDICILFKCSRHNLNVVPVVKGLVMGWIRFVEGEKKVYCMTNVNAAFTIPVSIESIKDVVSVAHYVLAVEKETVFQRLANDKFCERNHCIVITGRGYPDIPTRRFLHYLVEQLHLPAYCLVDSDPYGFDILATYKFGSMQLAYDANMLRVPDIRWLGVFTSDFKEYCLPDCCLLRLSPEDRRKAEGILTRCYLHREAPEWRSELEAMLQRGVKFEIEALSASSISFLSEEYIPQKIKQGKYI; this is translated from the exons ATGTACCCCTCCCTTTTCCATG AACAAGCCATTGTTGACCGTGCCATCAACGATATCTGCATACTCTTCAAGTGCAGCCGGCACAATCTCAACGTG GTTCCTGTAGTGAAAGG TTTGGTGATGGGCTGGATAAGATTTGTGGAGGGCGAAAAGAAAGTGTATTGCATGACAAACGTCAATGCT GCTTTCACCATCCCAGTCAGCATTGAGTCAATCAAAG ATGTTGTTAGTGTAGCTCACTACGTACTAGCTGTTGAGAAGGAGACAG TGTTCCAACGTTTGGCCAATGACAAGTTCTGCGAAAGGAATCATTGCATTGTTATTACA GGAAGAGGCTACCCTGATATTCCAACAAGAAG ATTCTTGCACTACCTTGTTGAACAGCTTCATCTGCCTGCCTATTGCTTAGTGGACTCAGATCCTTATGGGTTTGACATTCTGGCCACCTATAAATTTGGTTCCATG CAATTGGCATATGATGCAAACATGCTACGTGTGCCTGATATTCGGTGGCTTGGGGTCTTCACATCTGACTTCAAGGAATATTGCCTTCCAGACTGCTGCCTACTTCGCTTGTCACCTGAAG ATAGGAGGAAAGCTGAAGGCATTCTCACCAGGTGTTATTTGCACAGGGAAGCCCCAGAATGGAG GTCAGAATTGGAAGCAATGTTGCAAAGGGGTGTCAAATTTGAGATTGAGGCACTGTCTGCAAGTTCCATTTCCTTTTTGTCAGAAGAATACATACCCCAGAAGATCAAGCAAGGAAAGTATATATAA